The Thermobispora bispora DSM 43833 genome window below encodes:
- the miaA gene encoding tRNA (adenosine(37)-N6)-dimethylallyltransferase MiaA — protein sequence MGRLPVIAIVGATAAGKSDLAVELALRLGGEVINADSMQLYRGMDIGTAKLSPAERRGVPHHLLDIWPVRKTATVAEYQRLARPIIEDLLARGRAPILVGGSGLYVRAVLDDLDFPGTDPEIRARLERELAETGPAPLYDRLKRLDPVAAEKILPSNGRRIVRALEVIELTGRPFSASLPEYRAVYPSVQIGLAVPRPVLDERIERRVDRMWRAGLVDEVRALLAEGLAEGRTASRALGYAQVLRYLSGEWSEEQAREETIRATRRFARRQESWFRRDPRVIWLPFDAPDLAGRALECVREAAAAPGPTLG from the coding sequence GTGGGACGGCTACCTGTGATCGCCATCGTGGGCGCCACCGCGGCGGGCAAGTCCGACCTCGCCGTGGAGCTGGCGCTCCGGCTCGGCGGTGAGGTGATCAACGCCGACTCCATGCAGCTCTACCGGGGCATGGACATCGGCACGGCGAAGCTGTCCCCGGCCGAGCGGCGGGGCGTGCCGCACCACCTCCTCGACATCTGGCCGGTGCGCAAGACCGCGACCGTCGCCGAGTACCAGCGGCTGGCCCGGCCGATCATCGAGGACCTGCTCGCCCGCGGCCGGGCGCCGATCCTGGTCGGCGGATCCGGGCTCTACGTCCGGGCCGTCCTCGACGATCTGGACTTCCCCGGCACCGATCCGGAGATCCGGGCCCGGCTGGAGCGGGAGCTCGCCGAGACCGGCCCGGCGCCGCTGTACGACCGGCTCAAGCGCCTCGACCCCGTGGCCGCCGAGAAGATCCTGCCGAGCAACGGCCGGCGGATCGTCCGCGCCCTGGAGGTGATCGAGCTGACCGGGCGGCCGTTCTCGGCGAGCCTGCCGGAGTACCGGGCGGTCTACCCCAGCGTGCAGATCGGGCTCGCCGTGCCCCGGCCGGTGCTCGACGAGCGGATCGAGCGGCGGGTCGACCGGATGTGGCGGGCCGGCCTGGTCGACGAGGTCCGCGCCCTTCTCGCCGAAGGGCTCGCCGAGGGGAGGACGGCGAGCCGGGCGCTCGGGTACGCGCAGGTGCTGCGGTACCTCTCCGGTGAGTGGAGCGAGGAGCAGGCCCGGGAGGAGACGATCCGGGCCACCCGCCGGTTCGCCCGGCGGCAGGAGTCCTGGTTCCGCCGCGACCCCCGGGTGATCTGGCTCCCCTTCGACGCGCCCGACCTTGCCGGCCGCGCGCTCGAGTGCGTGCGGGAGGCGGCCGCCGCGCCCGGCCCTACACTCGGGTGA
- the dapF gene encoding diaminopimelate epimerase has protein sequence MRFVKGHGTENDFVIIPDPEGRLELSPETVAAICDRRTGIGGDGVLRVVPTARCPEVADQAGEAEWFMDYRNADGSLAEMCGNGVRVFARYLVDAGLAAPGEFGVATRAGVRRVRIAAEGDVTVDMGRPRVLGESRTAVDGREYQGLGVSMGNPHLACLIEDPVAGLDLSRPPRFDAAVFPDGVNVELFNLTGDHRVTMRVYERGSGETRSCGTGAVATAVAAARAVGEETGTWAVRVPGGVVTVTLDATTSWLTGPAVLVASGEIPAVL, from the coding sequence ATGCGGTTCGTGAAGGGCCACGGCACCGAGAACGACTTCGTCATCATCCCGGATCCCGAGGGCCGGCTGGAGCTCAGCCCGGAGACGGTCGCGGCGATCTGCGACCGGCGCACCGGGATCGGCGGTGACGGGGTCCTGCGCGTGGTCCCCACCGCACGCTGCCCCGAGGTGGCCGATCAGGCGGGCGAGGCCGAGTGGTTCATGGACTACCGCAACGCCGACGGCAGCCTCGCGGAGATGTGCGGCAACGGCGTGCGGGTCTTCGCCCGCTACCTGGTCGACGCGGGGCTCGCCGCGCCCGGTGAGTTCGGGGTGGCCACCCGCGCGGGGGTCCGGCGGGTGCGCATCGCCGCCGAGGGCGACGTGACCGTCGACATGGGCCGGCCGCGCGTGCTCGGCGAGAGCCGTACCGCGGTGGACGGGCGCGAGTACCAGGGCCTCGGGGTGAGCATGGGCAACCCGCACCTGGCCTGCCTGATCGAGGACCCGGTGGCCGGGCTCGACCTCAGCCGGCCGCCGCGGTTCGACGCCGCGGTCTTCCCCGACGGGGTGAACGTCGAGCTGTTCAACCTGACCGGCGACCACCGGGTGACCATGCGGGTGTACGAGCGCGGCTCCGGGGAGACCCGGTCCTGCGGCACCGGGGCGGTCGCCACCGCGGTGGCCGCGGCCCGGGCGGTGGGGGAGGAGACCGGCACCTGGGCCGTCCGCGTCCCCGGCGGCGTGGTCACCGTGACGCTCGACGCCACCACGAGCTGGCTCACCGGTCCGGCCGTGCTCGTCGCCTCCGGTGAGATCCCCGCCGTGCTCTGA
- a CDS encoding SCO6745 family protein codes for MDHRPGQWGAQAEPRRTDMDPRSAVVATKTAIQTLGGGFMISREAKALCDRHGLDGRQMYFRGRCGVLGEVDADVVLSAVVFFPAEHVRESWEGGRKLPAAEAAELYASACHDWGRRKLAGFSGAGRLAELLGAIVDAADVRGAPLFAGWRAMPRPADDPARAAHLLQVVRELRGGKHAIAVLASGLEPLDAIIIGAGDFGKSTGADVARFLNWPEPYPEPTPEKVERRAKAEELTDDLVAQAYETLTPAELDELAGLLDEAMRTASAR; via the coding sequence ATGGATCATCGCCCGGGCCAGTGGGGTGCCCAGGCCGAGCCCAGGAGGACGGACATGGACCCGCGCAGCGCGGTGGTGGCGACGAAGACCGCGATCCAGACCCTCGGGGGAGGCTTCATGATCTCCCGGGAGGCGAAGGCGCTCTGCGACCGCCACGGTCTCGACGGCAGGCAGATGTACTTCCGTGGCCGGTGCGGCGTGCTCGGCGAGGTCGACGCGGACGTCGTCCTCTCCGCCGTGGTGTTCTTCCCCGCGGAGCACGTGCGCGAGTCATGGGAGGGCGGGCGGAAGCTGCCGGCCGCCGAGGCCGCCGAGCTGTACGCGTCCGCCTGCCACGACTGGGGGCGGCGCAAGCTCGCCGGCTTCTCCGGCGCCGGCCGCCTCGCCGAGCTCCTCGGCGCGATCGTGGACGCGGCCGACGTGCGCGGCGCGCCGCTGTTCGCCGGCTGGCGGGCGATGCCCCGGCCCGCGGACGACCCGGCCCGGGCCGCCCACCTGCTCCAGGTGGTGCGCGAGCTGCGCGGCGGCAAGCACGCGATCGCGGTGCTCGCCAGCGGGCTCGAACCGCTGGACGCGATCATCATCGGCGCCGGCGACTTCGGCAAGTCGACCGGTGCCGACGTCGCGCGCTTCCTCAACTGGCCCGAGCCGTACCCCGAGCCCACGCCGGAGAAGGTCGAGCGGCGGGCGAAGGCCGAGGAGCTGACCGACGACCTCGTCGCCCAGGCGTATGAAACGCTCACCCCGGCGGAGCTCGACGAGCTGGCGGGGCTGCTCGACGAGGCCATGCGCACCGCCTCCGCCCGGTGA